Proteins from a genomic interval of Watersipora subatra chromosome 10, tzWatSuba1.1, whole genome shotgun sequence:
- the LOC137406147 gene encoding mediator of RNA polymerase II transcription subunit 4-like codes for MAQKSTKQSLHLLLNDIELLSKEVFEQATTSQANRSTETTKVSQILEVLVKQHEQLQEKLKIAEEQAVVQQRIDQLNVELDKKNGEILSLQKNLKDAETILASAVFDAKKKLASIKKAEEKAVSADDLIRFAHRISASGAVAAPPTWVPGDPSCRPYPTDTEMRQGFLSKNFDKLKESYINQSSQPQASQSAAAAAPQTEPPILGFNWQNQQLVDTPTFLNLSSSMNMKQNNDVEIMSQSESSSSSSSDEQ; via the exons ATGGCACAAAAAAGCACAAAACAGTCGCTTCATTTGCTATTGAACGATATAGAATTATTATCAAA GGAGGTGTTTGAACAGGCAACCACCTCACAAGCCAACCGCTCTACAGAGACTACCAAAGTATCACAGATTCTAGAGGTATTGGTCAAACAACATGAACAACTGCAAGAAAAGCTCAAAAttg CCGAGGAACAAGCTGTTGTCCAGCAAAGAATAGACCAGCTCAACGTTGAACTGGATAAAAAGAATGGGGAGATTCTTTCTTTACAGAAAAACCTCAAAGATGCTGAAACAATCTTG GCTTCTGCAGTATTCGATGCTAAGAAGAAACTGGCATCAATAAAAAAAGCTGAAGAGAAGGCTGTGTCTGCCGATGATCTAATCAGGTTTGCTCACAGGATCAGTGCGAGTGGGGCGGTTGCTGCCCCACCAACTTGGGTTCCTG GGGATCCTAGCTGCAGGCCCTACCCCACAGATACAGAGATGAGACAAGGTTTTCTTAGCAAAAACTTTGATAAATTGAAGGAGTCCTACATAAATCAGTCAAGTCAGCCACAAGCTTCACAGTCTGCTGCCGCCGCCGCACCTCAGACTG AGCCTCCAATCCTTGGCTTTAACTGGCAGAACCAACAGCTGGTAGACACGCCCACTTTTCTTAACCTCAGCTCTTCCATGAATATGAAGCAGAACAACGACGTTGAGATAATGTCACAGTCGGAGAGCTCTTCCAGTTCAAGTAGTGATGAGCAGTAG